The Candidatus Binatia bacterium genomic interval TCGCTGACCGACAACCGCGTTCACATCGGCGGGACCGAGACGCGCGGCCTCGGCGCCGGCGCGAACCCGACGCTCGGGCGCGAGGCCGCCGAAGCGTCGCGCGAGGATCTCTCGCTGATCCTCGACGGCGCCGATCTCGTCTTCCTGACCGCCGGCATGGGCGGCGGCACCGGCACCGGCGCTTCGCCGGTCGTCGCGGAGCTGGCGCGCGAATCCGGTGCGCTGACGATCGCGGTGGTCACGAAGCCGTTCGCGTTCGAAGGAAAGAAGCGGATGCAGATCGCCGAGAACGGCATCGCCGAGCTCGAATCGAAGGTGGATACGCTGATCACGATTCCCAACGAGCGCATCCTCCAAGTGATCGAGAAGAAGACGCCGCTCAACGAAGCGTTCTCCTTTGCCGACGACGTTTTGCGCCAGGGCATCGCCGGGATCAGCGACCTCATCACCCAGCCGGGGTTGATCAACCTCGACTTCGCCGACGTCAAGACGATCATGACCGACGCGGGCTCCGCGATGATGGGCATCGGCGAGGGCACCGGCGAGCATCGCGCCGCCGACGCCGCGCAGAAAGCAATCGCGTCGCCGCTGCTGGAGACGACCGTCGACGGCGCGCACGGCGTGATCTTCAACATCACC includes:
- the ftsZ gene encoding cell division protein FtsZ, translating into MAEVRRSAHEPEHAATIKVIGIGGGGCNAVNRMIAAGLSGVDFFAVNSDVQALRGSLTDNRVHIGGTETRGLGAGANPTLGREAAEASREDLSLILDGADLVFLTAGMGGGTGTGASPVVAELARESGALTIAVVTKPFAFEGKKRMQIAENGIAELESKVDTLITIPNERILQVIEKKTPLNEAFSFADDVLRQGIAGISDLITQPGLINLDFADVKTIMTDAGSAMMGIGEGTGEHRAADAAQKAIASPLLETTVDGAHGVIFNITGGPDMAMYEVNEAAEMISRAVDSEAQIIFGASIDPTMSGKVRVTVLAAGFGGRRGYRGAQAGYAFDTGRLDAVAPVTMDDIDVPAFLRYRG